The following are encoded in a window of Bradyrhizobium guangdongense genomic DNA:
- a CDS encoding GMC family oxidoreductase gives MKDPVDVLIIGAGASGAAVAWSLAETKMHILCLEQGGWMNPAEYPSTGRDWEAKFFGEWSSSPNVRGRPEDYPVNDDNSPIKVVNYNAVGGSTVMYTAHWPRLHPSDFKVKTLDGVADDWPIDYDALTPFFEENDRMMGTSGLSGDPLSPLTHPPMPQQPLGLSGAIIGKAMNKLGWHWWPSDTTVATMDYEGRARCINLGHCTPACAQGAKSSTDITYWPHAIRAGVELRTHCRVREITTDENGMASGVIYYDKDGVEQFQPAHVVIIACNGVGTPRLLLNSKSDRFPNGLANSSGLVGKNLMFHPYAQIYGYMKEPTDSNRAPPTCLWSKQWYDTDLSRGFVRGYGVQFVRGAGPVFEAVVSEQKGILPWGEDHHRVFRKLNGHRLGFSAICEDLPEEHNQVTLDPVLKDSHGIPAPKIDYTISDNSRKMMEHALARGREVLEMAGATDVCINSPIPWGGWHLLGTARMGTDPKRSVVNEWGRAHDVKNLFIVDGSIFVTSGGVNPTSTIQALALYIADQMKQRLANLFD, from the coding sequence ATGAAAGACCCTGTGGACGTCCTGATCATCGGCGCCGGCGCTTCGGGCGCGGCTGTGGCCTGGTCGCTGGCCGAGACCAAGATGCACATCCTCTGCCTGGAGCAGGGCGGCTGGATGAACCCGGCGGAATATCCGAGCACAGGGCGGGACTGGGAAGCCAAATTCTTCGGCGAGTGGTCGTCCAGCCCCAACGTTCGCGGCCGTCCCGAGGATTATCCTGTTAACGACGACAATTCGCCGATCAAGGTCGTGAACTATAACGCCGTTGGCGGCTCGACCGTGATGTACACCGCCCACTGGCCGCGGCTGCATCCCTCCGATTTCAAGGTGAAGACTCTCGACGGCGTCGCAGACGACTGGCCGATCGACTACGACGCGCTGACGCCGTTCTTCGAAGAGAACGACCGGATGATGGGCACGTCGGGCCTGTCAGGCGACCCGCTCTCGCCGCTGACGCATCCGCCGATGCCGCAGCAGCCGCTCGGCCTGTCCGGCGCGATCATCGGCAAGGCCATGAACAAGCTCGGCTGGCACTGGTGGCCGTCGGACACGACGGTCGCCACCATGGACTATGAAGGCCGTGCCCGCTGCATCAATCTCGGCCATTGCACGCCCGCCTGCGCGCAGGGCGCGAAGTCTTCCACCGACATCACCTATTGGCCGCATGCGATCCGCGCCGGCGTCGAGCTGCGCACGCATTGCCGGGTACGCGAGATCACCACCGACGAGAACGGCATGGCCTCCGGCGTGATCTATTACGACAAGGATGGCGTCGAGCAGTTCCAGCCGGCGCATGTCGTCATCATCGCATGCAACGGCGTCGGCACGCCGCGGCTGCTGCTCAATTCGAAATCCGACCGCTTTCCGAATGGGCTTGCCAATTCATCCGGCCTCGTGGGCAAGAACTTGATGTTCCATCCCTATGCGCAGATCTACGGCTATATGAAGGAGCCGACCGACTCCAATCGCGCGCCGCCGACCTGCCTGTGGAGCAAGCAGTGGTACGACACGGATTTGTCGCGCGGTTTCGTGCGCGGTTACGGAGTGCAGTTCGTGCGCGGCGCCGGGCCGGTGTTCGAGGCGGTCGTCAGCGAGCAGAAAGGCATTTTGCCGTGGGGCGAGGATCATCACCGCGTCTTCCGCAAGCTCAATGGTCACCGGCTCGGGTTCTCCGCGATCTGTGAGGATCTACCGGAGGAGCACAACCAGGTCACGCTCGATCCCGTGCTGAAGGACAGCCACGGTATCCCCGCGCCGAAGATCGATTACACGATCTCCGATAACAGCCGGAAGATGATGGAACACGCGCTCGCCCGGGGCCGCGAGGTGCTGGAGATGGCGGGCGCGACCGACGTTTGTATCAACTCTCCGATTCCCTGGGGCGGCTGGCATCTGCTCGGCACTGCGCGGATGGGCACCGATCCCAAAAGATCCGTCGTCAACGAATGGGGCCGCGCGCACGACGTCAAGAACCTCTTCATCGTCGACGGCAGCATCTTCGTCACCTCGGGTGGCGTCAATCCGACCTCCACCATCCAGGCCCTTGCGCTCTACATCGCCGACCAGATGAAGCAGCGCCTCGCCAATTTGTTCGACTGA
- the cyoD gene encoding cytochrome o ubiquinol oxidase subunit IV, translated as MSDQTHMHLEHDIAPGDEEQHSVGERVLGYVVGLGLALVLTATSFFIAGTDLVWQPSIPVALIVLAIAQMGVHLVFFLHITTGPDNTNNVLALAFGLLVVFLVVGGTVWIMAHLNQNMPPMDQFIQMHS; from the coding sequence ATGAGCGATCAGACGCACATGCATCTCGAACACGACATCGCCCCGGGTGATGAGGAGCAACACAGCGTCGGCGAGCGCGTGCTCGGCTATGTCGTCGGTCTCGGCCTGGCGCTGGTACTCACCGCGACCTCGTTCTTCATCGCCGGCACTGATCTGGTCTGGCAGCCCTCGATTCCCGTTGCGCTGATCGTGCTGGCGATCGCGCAGATGGGCGTGCATCTCGTCTTCTTCCTGCACATCACAACTGGACCTGACAACACCAACAACGTGCTGGCGCTGGCCTTCGGTCTGCTCGTCGTCTTTCTGGTGGTCGGCGGAACGGTCTGGATCATGGCGCATCTCAATCAGAACATGCCGCCGATGGATCAATTCATTCAGATGCACAGCTAG
- a CDS encoding S1C family serine protease has translation MLDFTSDIAGDAVSSRTTAAAPVDDRALLDAYSNAVIDVTDRVGPAVVRVETGPKTPNGRERGGLGSGIVISPDGLVLTNSHVVGASKEIRLRGVEGNVGDARVLGVDPDTDLALLRANGVRDLSYAALGNSKSLRRGQLVIAIGNPLGFESTVTAGVVSALGRSIRSVNGRTIEDVIQTDAALNPGNSGGPLVSSNAEVIGINTAIINGAQGICFAVASNTAQFVLSEIIRHGYVRRAFIGVAGQTAPVPRRHAVLAGVENKMGALLMQIEPDGPAAKAGLLPGDVVIRLDGVEINGVDDLIRVLDRDRIGRRLAMDVLRLGRLRAIDIDPIERKPQR, from the coding sequence ATGCTGGATTTTACCTCGGATATCGCCGGTGACGCCGTGTCATCGCGAACGACAGCGGCTGCCCCGGTCGATGACCGCGCCCTGCTGGACGCCTATTCCAATGCCGTGATCGACGTGACCGACCGCGTCGGTCCCGCCGTCGTGCGCGTCGAGACCGGGCCAAAGACGCCGAATGGCCGTGAGCGCGGTGGACTCGGCTCGGGCATAGTGATCTCGCCTGATGGGCTCGTGCTCACCAACAGCCATGTGGTCGGCGCCTCCAAGGAGATCCGGCTGCGAGGTGTCGAGGGCAATGTCGGGGATGCCCGCGTGCTCGGCGTCGATCCCGACACGGATCTGGCGTTGCTGCGCGCCAACGGCGTGCGCGATCTGTCCTATGCTGCGCTCGGCAATTCCAAGAGTTTGCGGCGTGGCCAGCTCGTGATCGCGATCGGCAATCCGCTCGGCTTCGAATCGACTGTGACTGCCGGCGTGGTCTCCGCGCTGGGCCGCTCGATCCGGTCGGTCAACGGGCGCACCATCGAGGACGTGATCCAGACCGATGCCGCGCTCAATCCCGGCAATTCCGGTGGGCCGCTGGTGTCCTCGAATGCGGAGGTGATCGGCATCAACACGGCCATCATCAACGGCGCGCAGGGCATCTGCTTCGCGGTCGCCAGCAACACTGCGCAATTCGTGCTGTCGGAGATCATTCGCCACGGCTACGTCCGCCGCGCCTTTATCGGCGTCGCCGGCCAGACCGCACCGGTCCCGCGGCGGCACGCAGTGCTGGCCGGCGTCGAGAACAAGATGGGCGCGCTGCTGATGCAGATCGAGCCGGATGGCCCTGCGGCCAAGGCCGGCCTGTTGCCCGGTGACGTCGTAATCAGGCTGGATGGCGTCGAGATCAACGGCGTCGACGATCTGATCCGGGTGCTCGACCGCGACCGGATCGGGCGGCGGCTCGCGATGGACGTGCTGCGGCTCGGCCGCCTGCGCGCGATCGACATCGATCCGATCGAGCGGAAGCCGCAGCGCTAG
- a CDS encoding indolepyruvate ferredoxin oxidoreductase family protein: MTLLQVELDDKYRLESKRIFLSGTQALVRLPMLQRERDRLQGLNTGGFISGYRGSPLGMYDHALWRAKSHLQQHDIAFVPGLNEDLAATAVWGSQQVGLFPGAKVDGVFGIWYGKGPGVDRSVDALKHANAAGTSRNGGVLALAGDDHGCQSSTLAHQSEQVFAAALIPVINPATLQDYLDLGLYGFALSRFSGCWVGFKAISETVESSASIDSDPERIQITLPEDFEMPPGGLNIRWPDPPLEAEKRLFGPKMEAVQAFARANQLDRIVLDSKPARLGIIATGKAYLDLRQALADLGITDKDAQDLGLRIYKVALTWPLEESGAKRFAEGLQDVLVVEEKRGFIEDQLMRILYNIDASRRPTVTGKRDERGAPLLPSEGELTPTIVAGALVARLRKLGHHSPLLEQRLARLEAFDHPVTSNAPIKLARTPFFCSGCPHNTSTRVPEGSRAMAGIGCHGMALSMPTRRTDLISHMGAEGVNWIGQSPFTSEKHIFQNLGDGTYTHSGLLALRAASAAGINITYKILYNDAVAMTGGQPAEGAFNVAQIAHQVWAEGVKRLAIVSDDPGKYPDGNYFPQGATIHHRRELDAVQRELRDIEGLTVIIYDQTCAAEKRRRRKRGLYPDPAKRAFINELVCEGCGDCSQASNCVSVQPLETEFGRKRQIDQSNCNKDFSCVEGFCPSFVTVHGGSLKRMKTSAVDSGQLFADLPLPPTRELDSPYNILVTGIGGTGVITIGALLGMAAHVDGRGCSALDFTGLSQKNGAVMSHVRIAPKPEDISAVRITTGGADVILGCDMIVSAGPSALSRAERGATKAYINADLQPTASFVQNPDLDFEMGTMQTVLRDAVGDKNLDIIDATGIAAALLGDSIATNPFMLGFAFQKGAIPLSLEALLRAIEINGAAIEMNKLAFTWGRLAAHDMSRVRSVLQFKSRASAPTKSLDDIIATRAEFLTRYQDKAYADRYLAVIAKVRKAEAAASPASTELTEAVAKNLFKLMSYKDEYEVARLYTDGSFTKKVSEKFDGDFTLKYHLAPPIFAKRDKATGRLQKQEFGGWMIHAFRVLAKLKFLRGSTLDPFGRTEERRMERKLIQDYLGMIDQRTAALKAEHIPLLARLARVPETIRGFGHVKEANVKLAAAETARLEAELENSRFAAAAE; encoded by the coding sequence ATGACGCTGTTGCAGGTCGAGCTGGACGACAAATACCGGCTCGAATCGAAGCGGATATTCCTGTCCGGTACGCAGGCCCTGGTCCGCTTGCCCATGCTGCAGCGCGAACGCGACCGGCTCCAGGGGCTCAACACCGGCGGCTTCATCTCCGGCTATCGCGGCTCCCCGCTCGGCATGTACGACCACGCGCTGTGGCGCGCCAAGTCGCATCTACAGCAGCACGACATCGCTTTCGTGCCCGGCCTGAACGAAGACCTGGCGGCCACCGCGGTCTGGGGCAGCCAGCAGGTCGGCCTGTTCCCGGGCGCCAAGGTCGATGGCGTATTCGGCATCTGGTACGGCAAGGGCCCCGGCGTCGATCGCTCGGTCGACGCGCTCAAGCATGCCAATGCGGCCGGCACCTCGCGCAACGGCGGCGTGCTGGCGCTCGCTGGCGACGACCACGGCTGTCAGTCTTCGACGCTGGCGCATCAGAGCGAGCAGGTGTTCGCCGCAGCGCTGATCCCCGTGATCAATCCGGCAACGCTGCAGGATTATCTCGATCTCGGCCTCTACGGTTTCGCGCTGTCGCGCTTCTCCGGCTGCTGGGTCGGTTTCAAGGCGATCAGCGAAACAGTGGAGAGCTCGGCCTCGATTGATAGCGATCCTGAACGTATCCAGATCACGCTGCCCGAGGATTTCGAGATGCCGCCCGGCGGCCTCAACATCCGCTGGCCCGATCCGCCGCTGGAGGCCGAGAAGCGCCTGTTCGGTCCGAAGATGGAAGCGGTGCAGGCCTTCGCGCGCGCCAACCAGCTCGACCGCATCGTGCTCGATTCCAAGCCGGCCCGGCTCGGCATCATCGCAACCGGAAAGGCTTACCTCGATCTGCGCCAGGCGCTCGCCGACTTGGGCATTACCGACAAGGACGCGCAGGACCTGGGCTTGCGCATCTACAAGGTGGCCCTGACTTGGCCCCTGGAGGAAAGCGGGGCAAAGCGTTTCGCCGAAGGTCTTCAGGACGTGCTGGTTGTCGAGGAGAAGCGCGGCTTCATCGAAGACCAACTGATGCGCATCCTCTACAACATCGATGCATCGAGGCGCCCGACCGTCACCGGGAAACGTGACGAGCGCGGCGCGCCATTGCTGCCGAGCGAGGGCGAACTGACGCCGACCATCGTTGCTGGTGCGCTGGTGGCGCGCCTGCGCAAGCTCGGCCATCACAGCCCGCTGCTGGAGCAGCGCCTCGCCCGGCTCGAGGCCTTCGACCATCCCGTCACGTCAAATGCGCCGATCAAGCTCGCACGCACGCCGTTTTTCTGCTCGGGCTGTCCGCACAACACCTCGACACGCGTGCCCGAGGGCAGCCGTGCCATGGCGGGCATCGGCTGCCACGGCATGGCCCTGAGCATGCCGACCCGTCGCACCGATCTGATCTCGCATATGGGCGCCGAGGGCGTGAACTGGATCGGCCAGTCGCCATTCACGAGCGAGAAGCACATCTTCCAGAATCTCGGCGACGGCACCTACACCCATTCCGGGCTCCTGGCCCTCCGTGCGGCATCGGCCGCCGGCATCAACATCACCTACAAGATCCTCTACAACGACGCCGTCGCGATGACCGGCGGCCAGCCCGCGGAGGGCGCCTTCAACGTCGCGCAGATCGCGCATCAGGTCTGGGCCGAGGGCGTCAAGCGGCTCGCGATCGTCTCCGACGATCCCGGCAAATACCCTGACGGCAATTACTTCCCGCAGGGCGCGACCATCCATCACCGCCGCGAGCTCGACGCCGTGCAGCGCGAGCTGCGCGACATCGAGGGCCTCACCGTCATCATTTACGACCAGACCTGCGCTGCGGAAAAGCGCCGGCGCCGCAAGCGCGGGCTCTATCCGGATCCCGCCAAGCGCGCGTTCATCAACGAGCTCGTCTGCGAAGGCTGCGGCGATTGCTCGCAGGCCTCCAATTGCGTCTCGGTGCAGCCGCTCGAGACCGAGTTCGGCCGCAAGCGCCAGATCGACCAGTCCAACTGCAACAAGGACTTTTCCTGCGTCGAAGGTTTTTGTCCAAGCTTTGTCACCGTCCACGGCGGCAGCCTGAAGCGCATGAAGACCTCGGCAGTCGATTCCGGCCAGCTGTTCGCCGATTTGCCGCTGCCGCCCACGCGTGAACTGGACAGCCCCTACAACATCCTCGTCACCGGCATCGGCGGCACCGGCGTCATCACCATCGGCGCCCTGCTCGGCATGGCCGCCCATGTCGACGGCCGCGGCTGCTCGGCGCTGGACTTCACCGGCCTGTCGCAGAAGAACGGCGCGGTCATGAGCCATGTGCGCATCGCGCCGAAGCCGGAGGACATCTCCGCCGTTCGCATCACCACGGGCGGTGCCGACGTCATCCTCGGCTGCGACATGATCGTCTCGGCCGGCCCGAGCGCGCTCAGCCGCGCCGAGCGCGGTGCGACCAAGGCCTATATCAACGCCGACCTGCAGCCGACGGCGAGCTTCGTGCAAAATCCGGATCTCGATTTCGAGATGGGCACGATGCAGACCGTGTTGCGTGACGCGGTCGGCGACAAGAACCTCGACATCATCGACGCCACGGGCATTGCCGCGGCGCTGCTGGGCGACAGCATCGCCACCAATCCGTTCATGCTCGGCTTCGCTTTCCAGAAGGGCGCGATCCCGCTGTCTCTGGAAGCGCTGCTGCGCGCCATCGAGATCAACGGTGCGGCGATCGAGATGAACAAACTTGCCTTCACCTGGGGCCGCCTCGCTGCCCACGATATGTCGCGGGTGCGCAGCGTGCTGCAGTTCAAGAGCCGGGCCTCTGCGCCGACCAAATCGCTCGACGACATCATCGCGACGCGCGCCGAGTTCCTGACGCGCTACCAGGACAAGGCCTATGCCGACCGCTACCTCGCGGTCATCGCCAAGGTACGCAAGGCGGAAGCGGCCGCCTCGCCCGCGTCCACGGAGCTGACCGAGGCGGTCGCGAAGAACCTGTTCAAGCTGATGTCCTACAAGGACGAGTACGAGGTCGCGCGGCTCTACACCGATGGCAGCTTTACTAAAAAGGTGTCGGAGAAGTTCGACGGCGACTTCACGCTGAAGTACCATCTGGCCCCACCGATTTTCGCAAAGCGCGACAAGGCGACGGGACGGCTGCAAAAGCAGGAGTTCGGCGGCTGGATGATCCATGCCTTCCGTGTGCTCGCCAAGTTGAAGTTCCTGCGTGGCAGCACGCTCGATCCGTTCGGTCGCACCGAAGAGCGGCGGATGGAGCGCAAGCTGATCCAGGACTACCTTGGCATGATCGATCAGCGGACCGCCGCATTGAAGGCGGAGCACATCCCGCTGCTGGCAAGGCTCGCGCGCGTGCCAGAAACCATCCGCGGATTCGGCCACGTCAAGGAAGCCAACGTGAAGCTGGCGGCGGCCGAGACGGCGCGGCTGGAAGCGGAGCTGGAGAACAGCCGCTTTGCAGCGGCGGCGGAGTAA
- a CDS encoding FAD-dependent oxidoreductase: MMPAQETYDVIVIGAGAGGMTTAAVAAAEGLRVLVIEKTAFVGGTTAWSDGMVWIPANPKMQEAGLSDSITDAVQYLSSTVPETANAGLRAAFLARGPEAVAYLEAKTEVRLQPVKACPDYYPERLGATSGGRVLEPVAFNGTKLGAHFSRLRAPLPEFTLFGGMMVDRLDIPHLRRIGKSLRSTLRAARLICEYALQRLGSSRGKTLHLGNALAARLYASLLARQVEVLFSADVQDLSMQGDRVGGVVIRHGSRDRSIAARRGVVIATGGFSHDAILRKRFFPTAAGVVSAANTSITGDGLRLATSIGAALNTDATSPAYWVPASLFRCADGSRGVFPHTVTDRAKPGVIAVNAAGRRFANEALPYHEFALAMLRDFNGKPDRPFHLICDRQFLWRYGLGRIKPFTHNLRRYVAAGELIEARDIAGLAARIGIKPAVLTATIASYNSGAKEGRDPEFGRGSNIYQRHLGDAAHKPNPCVAPIVGPPFFAVRIYPADIGTAIGMKVDAQARVLREDGTPIAGLYACGSDMGSIMNGNCPGPGIMLGPVLTFGYIAGRHLAEGAMTSMPASAATTPV, from the coding sequence ATGATGCCGGCCCAGGAGACTTACGATGTCATTGTCATCGGCGCCGGTGCCGGTGGCATGACAACCGCCGCTGTCGCTGCCGCGGAAGGCCTGCGTGTGCTGGTGATCGAGAAGACCGCCTTTGTCGGCGGCACAACGGCGTGGTCTGACGGAATGGTCTGGATCCCCGCCAATCCTAAAATGCAGGAGGCAGGGCTCTCCGACAGCATCACCGATGCCGTCCAGTATCTATCAAGCACGGTGCCTGAGACCGCCAATGCAGGCTTGCGCGCGGCCTTTCTTGCGCGTGGGCCGGAGGCGGTCGCCTATCTCGAAGCCAAGACGGAGGTGCGCCTCCAGCCGGTGAAAGCCTGTCCTGACTATTATCCGGAGCGGCTGGGCGCAACATCAGGCGGGCGCGTGCTGGAGCCGGTTGCATTCAATGGCACGAAGCTCGGCGCGCATTTTTCACGTCTGCGCGCGCCGCTGCCGGAATTCACGCTGTTCGGCGGGATGATGGTCGACCGGCTCGACATCCCGCATCTGCGCCGGATCGGAAAGTCGCTTCGTTCGACCTTGCGCGCGGCGCGGCTCATCTGCGAATACGCATTGCAGCGGCTGGGCAGTTCGCGCGGCAAGACGCTGCATCTCGGCAACGCGCTCGCGGCCCGGCTCTATGCCTCGCTGCTGGCGCGGCAGGTGGAGGTCCTGTTCAGCGCCGACGTCCAGGATTTGTCGATGCAGGGCGATCGCGTCGGTGGTGTGGTCATTCGCCATGGCTCACGCGATCGTTCGATTGCGGCGCGGCGCGGCGTGGTGATCGCGACCGGCGGCTTCTCGCATGATGCGATCTTGCGCAAACGCTTCTTCCCGACGGCTGCCGGCGTCGTCTCGGCAGCTAACACGTCAATTACCGGTGATGGGCTCCGCCTTGCGACCTCGATCGGCGCGGCGCTCAATACGGACGCAACGAGCCCGGCCTATTGGGTGCCGGCCTCATTGTTCCGCTGTGCCGACGGCAGCCGCGGTGTGTTTCCCCATACGGTGACGGACCGCGCCAAGCCCGGTGTGATCGCCGTCAATGCCGCCGGCCGGCGCTTTGCCAACGAGGCGTTGCCGTATCATGAGTTTGCGCTTGCGATGTTGCGCGACTTCAATGGGAAGCCGGATCGGCCGTTCCATCTGATCTGTGATCGTCAGTTCCTTTGGCGTTACGGTCTCGGCCGCATCAAGCCATTCACGCACAATCTGCGGCGCTATGTGGCGGCCGGTGAGCTGATCGAGGCGCGCGACATCGCAGGGCTTGCCGCCAGGATCGGCATCAAGCCGGCAGTGCTCACGGCGACCATTGCAAGTTACAATTCCGGTGCGAAGGAGGGGCGCGATCCCGAATTCGGCCGCGGCAGCAACATTTACCAGCGCCACCTCGGCGATGCCGCACACAAGCCAAATCCGTGCGTCGCGCCGATCGTTGGTCCACCGTTCTTCGCGGTGCGTATCTATCCGGCGGATATCGGTACTGCGATTGGCATGAAGGTCGATGCGCAGGCGCGCGTGCTGCGCGAGGACGGTACGCCGATCGCGGGGCTTTATGCCTGTGGCAGCGACATGGGTTCGATCATGAATGGGAATTGTCCGGGGCCGGGAATCATGCTCGGGCCGGTCCTGACGTTCGGGTATATCGCGGGGCGGCATCTGGCGGAGGGCGCGATGACGTCGATGCCGGCAAGCGCGGCTACAACGCCGGTCTAA
- a CDS encoding thermonuclease family protein, with protein sequence MSFENSLAVARAFALVVFLALSGFLGTSSPAAALTAAATVRDANSIQLGDVTYRLDGVDAPELDQICIDDHADPWTCGIEARDQLTKLIGGKPVRCDDVGPEKNFGKRHRAICTVEGDKASLNEQLLKLGFAIAREPIKANVKPAAAEAKTASSGIWKGCFVAPQEFRTGKKDGALLGAACRADRDKEIRAVLFPEELTAPPSCTIKGKLAVRARVTGNIGIYHLRGCPSYAATTKPDRWFCSEDDAQAAGFRKAYNCRRPK encoded by the coding sequence ATGTCCTTCGAGAATTCATTGGCCGTCGCCCGCGCCTTCGCGCTTGTTGTATTTCTCGCTCTGTCCGGATTTCTGGGGACCTCCAGCCCCGCCGCAGCATTGACCGCAGCCGCGACGGTGCGGGACGCCAATTCGATCCAGCTCGGCGACGTCACCTACCGGCTCGACGGCGTCGACGCGCCCGAGCTGGACCAGATCTGCATCGACGACCATGCCGATCCCTGGACCTGCGGTATCGAGGCCCGCGACCAGCTCACCAAGCTGATCGGCGGAAAGCCGGTGCGCTGCGACGATGTCGGTCCCGAGAAGAATTTTGGCAAGCGCCATCGCGCGATCTGCACGGTCGAGGGCGACAAGGCCTCGTTGAACGAGCAGTTGCTCAAGCTGGGCTTTGCGATCGCGCGCGAGCCGATCAAGGCCAACGTCAAACCGGCGGCTGCCGAGGCCAAGACGGCCTCATCAGGCATCTGGAAGGGCTGCTTTGTTGCACCGCAAGAATTCCGTACCGGCAAGAAGGACGGCGCATTGCTCGGCGCCGCCTGCCGGGCCGACCGTGACAAGGAGATCCGCGCGGTGCTGTTTCCGGAGGAGCTGACGGCGCCGCCGAGTTGCACCATCAAGGGCAAGCTCGCGGTGCGCGCCCGTGTCACCGGGAATATCGGCATCTACCACTTAAGGGGCTGCCCGAGCTATGCCGCGACCACCAAGCCGGACCGCTGGTTCTGCTCGGAGGACGACGCCCAGGCGGCTGGCTTCCGCAAGGCCTATAACTGCCGCCGGCCAAAGTGA
- a CDS encoding cytochrome (ubi)quinol oxidase subunit III, with the protein MAMTATLEQAHADPHHIGRVSENPGPAPKRIVTAYGFWIFLLSDIVMFSCFFAAYAVLSGQTAGGPKGSEIFDQRNVAIETVCLLFSSFTCGMASIAADVRNRLWFYLGMAVTCVLGLIFLAIEFNEFADLVARGYGPSRSAFLTAFFSLVGCHGLHVSAGVLWLLTMMAQVFAKGFRADVLRRMMCFALFWHALDIIWVGVFSVVYLLGGGT; encoded by the coding sequence ATGGCAATGACTGCGACTCTCGAGCAAGCCCATGCTGATCCCCACCACATCGGCCGGGTCAGCGAGAATCCGGGACCTGCGCCGAAGCGGATCGTCACCGCATACGGTTTCTGGATCTTCCTGCTCTCCGACATCGTGATGTTTTCCTGCTTCTTCGCGGCTTATGCGGTGCTGTCTGGCCAGACCGCCGGTGGCCCCAAGGGATCGGAGATCTTCGATCAGCGCAACGTCGCAATCGAGACGGTTTGCCTGCTGTTCTCGAGCTTCACTTGTGGCATGGCGAGCATCGCGGCCGATGTCCGCAACCGGCTCTGGTTCTATCTCGGCATGGCCGTGACCTGCGTGCTCGGGCTGATCTTCCTTGCCATCGAGTTCAACGAGTTCGCCGACCTCGTTGCCCGCGGCTACGGCCCCTCGCGCAGCGCTTTCCTGACCGCGTTCTTCTCGCTGGTCGGCTGTCACGGCCTGCACGTCTCGGCCGGCGTGCTCTGGCTCCTCACCATGATGGCCCAGGTCTTCGCCAAGGGCTTTCGCGCCGACGTCCTGCGCCGGATGATGTGCTTTGCGCTGTTCTGGCACGCCCTCGACATCATCTGGGTCGGCGTGTTCTCCGTCGTCTACCTGCTGGGAGGTGGCACATGA